One Myotis daubentonii chromosome 3, mMyoDau2.1, whole genome shotgun sequence genomic window carries:
- the RCAN1 gene encoding calcipressin-1 isoform X4, which translates to MKLYFAQTLHIGSPHLAPPNPDKQFLISPPASPPVGWKQVEDATPVINYDLLYAISKLGPGEKYELHAATATTPSVVVHVCESEQEDEEEEMERTKRPKPKIIQTRRPEYTPLHLS; encoded by the exons ATGAAGCTGTATTTTGCGCAG ACGCTGCACATCGggagcccccacctggcccccccAAACCCGGACAAGCAGTTTCTGATCTCTCCTCCCGCCTCGCCACCTGTCGGCTGGAAGCAAGTGGAAGATGCCACCCCCGTCATAAATTACGATCTCTTATATGCCATCTCCAAGCTAGGGCCAG GGGAAAAGTACGAGCTGCACGCGGCGACCGCCACCACGCCCAGCGTCGTGGTGCACGTGTGCGAGAGCGagcaggaggacgaggaggaggagatggaaagGACGAAGAGGCCCAAACCCAAGATCATCCAGACCAGGCGGCCGGAGTACACGCCCCTCCACCTCAGCTGA